One Rhizobiales bacterium GAS188 DNA window includes the following coding sequences:
- a CDS encoding peptide/nickel transport system substrate-binding protein: MQRRSFLASALAASATVAAPSLMAAPGSRLLKFIPQADLAVLDPIWTTAYVTRNHAYLVFDTLYGWDSHFRAQPQMVEGHRVEDDGKLWRLTLRPGLRFHDGEPVLARDCVASLLRWSKRDNYGRRLMGATEELSAPDDRVIQFRLRQPFPQLPEALGKATNNMAAIMPARLAATDPFQQVPELIGSGPFRFKADERVPGAHYAYERFAEYQPRPAGVPDWTAGPKIVNFDRIEWQVVTDAATAAAALRLGELDWWELPSPDLIPMLRANPALKVEVQDPTGFIGIFRMNHLHPPFDNPAIRRALLGAVNQAEFMQAAGGDDPTIWKDGVGYFCPGTPMASTVGIEALTKPRDLAKARDEVRAAGYDGRKIVLLGATDVPILKAAADVTADLMQRLGFNVDYVATDWGTVVQRRTRKDPPEKGGWSLYSNFTGGMDQTTPTTHTNLWSGTNAAPGWPSSVGIEQLSSDWLEAPDQATQARIAAEIQRQAFLDVPYIPLGQIAQPTVYRAGISGVMPGFAVFWNVKRD, encoded by the coding sequence ATGCAGCGACGCAGCTTTCTCGCCTCCGCGCTCGCGGCGAGCGCGACCGTCGCGGCGCCTTCGCTCATGGCGGCGCCGGGCAGCCGGCTCCTGAAGTTCATTCCGCAGGCGGATCTCGCAGTGCTCGATCCGATCTGGACGACCGCCTATGTGACGCGCAACCATGCCTATCTCGTCTTCGATACGCTTTATGGCTGGGACTCGCATTTTCGGGCGCAGCCGCAGATGGTCGAGGGCCATCGCGTCGAGGATGACGGCAAGCTCTGGCGGCTGACGCTGCGTCCTGGCTTGCGCTTCCATGACGGAGAGCCGGTGCTGGCGCGCGACTGCGTTGCCAGCCTCCTGCGCTGGAGCAAGCGCGACAATTACGGGCGCAGGCTGATGGGCGCGACCGAAGAGCTCTCCGCTCCGGACGACCGTGTCATCCAGTTCCGGCTGCGCCAGCCCTTCCCACAATTGCCGGAGGCGCTTGGCAAGGCGACCAACAATATGGCGGCCATCATGCCGGCACGCCTGGCGGCGACGGACCCGTTCCAGCAAGTGCCCGAGCTCATCGGCTCCGGCCCCTTCCGCTTCAAGGCGGATGAGCGGGTGCCCGGCGCCCATTACGCCTATGAACGCTTCGCCGAATATCAGCCCCGCCCAGCGGGAGTGCCCGACTGGACGGCTGGACCGAAGATCGTCAATTTCGACCGCATCGAGTGGCAGGTCGTGACGGACGCTGCGACGGCCGCGGCGGCCCTGCGGCTTGGCGAGCTCGACTGGTGGGAGCTGCCGTCGCCCGATTTGATCCCGATGCTTCGCGCCAATCCGGCCTTGAAGGTGGAGGTGCAGGACCCGACAGGGTTCATCGGCATCTTCCGCATGAACCATCTCCATCCGCCCTTCGACAATCCCGCAATCAGGCGCGCCCTTCTGGGCGCCGTGAACCAGGCCGAGTTCATGCAGGCGGCGGGCGGCGACGACCCCACGATCTGGAAGGATGGGGTCGGATATTTCTGCCCCGGAACTCCGATGGCCAGCACCGTCGGGATCGAGGCTCTCACCAAGCCGCGCGACCTCGCCAAGGCGCGCGACGAGGTGAGGGCAGCCGGCTATGACGGACGCAAGATCGTGCTGCTTGGCGCGACCGATGTGCCGATCCTCAAGGCCGCCGCCGACGTGACGGCGGACCTGATGCAGCGCCTTGGCTTCAATGTCGACTATGTGGCGACCGATTGGGGCACCGTGGTGCAGCGCCGCACGCGCAAGGATCCGCCGGAAAAAGGGGGTTGGAGCCTCTACAGCAATTTCACCGGCGGCATGGATCAGACGACGCCGACGACGCATACCAATCTCTGGTCGGGCACCAATGCCGCCCCCGGCTGGCCATCGAGCGTGGGCATCGAGCAACTCAGCAGCGATTGGCTGGAGGCTCCGGACCAGGCCACGCAGGCACGTATCGCTGCGGAGATTCAGCGCCAAGCCTTCCTCGACGTGCCCTATATCCCTCTCGGCCAGATTGCCCAGCCGACGGTCTATCGCGCCGGCATCTCGGGCGTGATGCCGGGCTTTGCGGTGTTCTGGAATGTGAAGCGCGATTGA
- a CDS encoding bifunctional non-homologous end joining protein LigD, giving the protein MPTAIARPRAAALPTFVRPQLCRLQEKPPAGDRWVHEIKFDGYRIHARIGAASVKLLTRKGLDWTDRYPATAAALNKLPARRAYIDGELCALNPDGTTSFAAMQAATDSANTGDLVYFAFDLLHLDGEDLTRWSLLERKEKLEALLAGADAQLRYSEHIIGNGPTVLIEACRLGTEGIVSKPADRAYAPGDRSIWVKAKCLKRQEFIVVGWTDPKGGRQGLGALLLGYYDAGSHLVYAGRVGTGITDQELTDLLARLKPLAVARMPLAEPPPRETRFGSRLELSRVRWVRPALVVEVTFSTWTADGVLRHTVYQGLREDKPAGEVRADRWPAS; this is encoded by the coding sequence ATGCCCACAGCCATCGCGCGCCCGCGCGCAGCCGCGCTCCCGACCTTCGTCCGCCCCCAGCTTTGCCGGCTGCAGGAAAAGCCGCCGGCCGGGGATCGCTGGGTTCACGAGATCAAATTTGACGGCTACCGCATCCACGCGCGAATCGGCGCCGCCAGCGTCAAGTTGCTGACCCGCAAGGGGCTTGATTGGACCGATCGCTACCCCGCCACCGCCGCAGCGCTGAACAAGTTGCCGGCGCGCCGCGCCTATATCGACGGCGAGCTTTGCGCTCTGAATCCGGACGGCACAACCTCATTCGCGGCGATGCAGGCCGCGACCGATTCAGCGAACACGGGCGATCTGGTCTACTTCGCGTTCGACCTGCTGCACCTCGACGGTGAGGATCTGACACGCTGGTCGCTGCTCGAGCGCAAGGAGAAGCTCGAGGCCCTCCTCGCCGGCGCCGATGCGCAGTTGCGCTACAGCGAGCACATCATCGGCAATGGCCCCACAGTGCTGATCGAGGCCTGCCGTCTGGGCACGGAGGGCATTGTCTCGAAACCGGCCGATCGCGCCTATGCGCCAGGCGATCGGAGCATCTGGGTCAAGGCGAAATGCCTCAAGCGGCAGGAATTCATCGTCGTGGGTTGGACCGACCCCAAGGGAGGTCGGCAAGGCCTCGGCGCGCTGCTCCTCGGCTACTACGACGCCGGTAGCCACCTCGTCTATGCCGGTCGCGTCGGCACCGGCATTACGGATCAAGAGCTGACAGACCTATTGGCGCGGCTGAAGCCCCTCGCAGTCGCGCGGATGCCCCTCGCCGAGCCGCCGCCTCGTGAGACGCGCTTCGGCTCGAGGCTTGAACTCTCACGCGTGCGCTGGGTTCGGCCGGCGCTCGTGGTCGAGGTGACGTTCTCCACCTGGACGGCCGACGGTGTGCTGCGCCACACGGTCTATCAGGGCTTGCGCGAGGACAAGCCGGCCGGCGAGGTGAGAGCCGATCGATGGCCTGCATCCTGA
- a CDS encoding Phage tail tube protein, GTA-gp10, with protein MSEAALTTIVDAPLCGRTRRFQLRIGELGELERLARAGIGEISLRLATHRFTSVDVFETLRLGLIGGGFSDVEATALMQTIEGQPIAPYLGIAALIVDACINGVGKDEALKKDEAEGTTPSADPATSPPSTHQAVQ; from the coding sequence ATGAGCGAGGCGGCGCTTACGACCATCGTCGACGCGCCACTTTGCGGGCGCACGCGCCGTTTCCAGCTGCGCATTGGCGAGCTCGGCGAGCTGGAGCGCCTGGCGCGCGCCGGCATCGGCGAGATTTCGCTGCGGCTCGCCACTCATCGCTTCACCTCGGTCGATGTCTTCGAGACGCTGCGGCTTGGCCTGATCGGCGGCGGCTTCTCGGATGTCGAGGCGACGGCGCTGATGCAGACGATCGAGGGCCAGCCGATCGCGCCCTATCTCGGCATCGCGGCGCTGATCGTCGATGCCTGCATCAACGGCGTCGGCAAGGATGAAGCGCTAAAAAAAGACGAGGCGGAGGGGACGACGCCGAGCGCCGACCCGGCGACCTCTCCGCCTTCTACGCATCAGGCGGTGCAATGA
- a CDS encoding ETC complex I subunit conserved region: protein MTARIYKPARTAMQSGAANTKQWLLVYEPEQARVAEPLMGWTSSTDMRGQVQLWFGTMEEAVAYAQREGIAYRVEEPHEPKRRTISYSDNFRFNRVGQWTH, encoded by the coding sequence ATGACGGCGCGCATCTACAAACCGGCCCGCACCGCGATGCAGTCGGGCGCAGCCAATACCAAGCAATGGCTCCTGGTTTACGAGCCGGAGCAGGCGCGCGTTGCCGAGCCCTTGATGGGATGGACCTCCTCGACCGACATGCGCGGCCAGGTGCAGCTGTGGTTCGGCACCATGGAGGAGGCGGTCGCCTATGCGCAGCGCGAAGGCATCGCCTATCGTGTCGAAGAGCCGCATGAGCCGAAGCGCCGCACCATCTCCTATTCGGATAATTTCCGCTTCAACCGCGTCGGTCAGTGGACGCATTGA
- a CDS encoding Phage head-tail joining protein, with protein sequence MPGSLMDKRVVILRRAVIPDDGAGNTRGDFEPAGNIWCQFHTQPGRQISEGGAAADLVVASVYVRINTFTLSITSADRARVLSQDYAIVSVRPPNRKAGTIALRLGREMGLAA encoded by the coding sequence ATGCCCGGCTCTCTGATGGATAAGCGCGTCGTCATCCTACGCCGCGCCGTGATCCCCGATGACGGTGCCGGCAATACGCGCGGGGATTTCGAGCCCGCCGGCAACATCTGGTGCCAGTTCCATACGCAGCCGGGACGTCAGATCAGCGAGGGCGGCGCCGCGGCTGATCTCGTGGTGGCTAGCGTCTATGTGCGCATCAACACATTCACCTTGTCGATCACCTCGGCCGATCGGGCCCGCGTGCTCAGCCAGGACTATGCGATCGTCTCGGTCAGGCCGCCGAACCGCAAGGCCGGCACGATCGCACTACGGCTCGGCCGCGAAATGGGGCTTGCCGCATGA
- a CDS encoding Predicted metal-dependent hydrolase, TIM-barrel fold, giving the protein MPSRYQGPIIDAHHHLWDISLGKHPWITSQDNAIKALGDIAYLRRNYLVEDYLADIGPQKVEGSVYVEAAWDRARPPVEEVAWLEGLERPGKIAARCVAWAPLKSPDIAACLDALAAHAAVIGIREVVRWHPDPAKRWTEAGILDDPEWRRGLAQLRARGFLLEVLMNPYQAEELARLAAEFPDQSFVINHCGTPVDREPEGIERWHTGLRLMGKRDNIAIKVSNFGAYGQDRSLAALRATVMSCIDAFGTRRAMFGSDYPVGRRNMTFEESCERFKDIIEGFSAEEQRNLFHDNAARYYRF; this is encoded by the coding sequence ATGCCGTCTCGTTACCAGGGCCCGATCATCGATGCGCATCATCATCTGTGGGACATCTCGCTCGGGAAGCATCCCTGGATCACCTCGCAAGACAATGCGATCAAGGCGCTTGGCGACATCGCCTATCTGAGGCGCAACTACCTGGTCGAGGATTACCTGGCCGATATCGGGCCACAAAAGGTTGAAGGCTCGGTCTATGTCGAGGCCGCCTGGGACAGGGCGCGGCCGCCGGTGGAAGAGGTCGCCTGGCTCGAAGGGCTGGAGCGGCCGGGCAAGATCGCCGCGCGCTGCGTCGCCTGGGCGCCGCTCAAATCTCCGGATATCGCAGCTTGCCTCGATGCTCTTGCAGCGCATGCCGCGGTCATCGGCATTCGCGAGGTCGTGCGTTGGCATCCAGATCCCGCCAAGCGCTGGACGGAGGCCGGCATCCTGGACGATCCCGAATGGCGACGCGGCTTGGCGCAATTGCGGGCTCGTGGTTTCCTGCTCGAAGTCCTGATGAACCCCTATCAGGCCGAAGAGCTCGCCCGCCTCGCCGCTGAGTTTCCGGACCAGAGCTTCGTGATCAACCATTGTGGGACGCCCGTCGACCGCGAGCCTGAGGGTATCGAGCGCTGGCACACGGGATTGCGGCTGATGGGCAAGCGCGACAACATCGCCATCAAGGTCTCGAATTTCGGCGCCTATGGGCAGGATCGCAGCCTCGCCGCCCTGCGGGCAACCGTGATGAGCTGCATCGATGCCTTCGGTACGCGGCGAGCCATGTTCGGAAGCGACTATCCGGTCGGGCGACGCAACATGACCTTCGAGGAGAGCTGCGAGCGCTTCAAGGACATCATCGAGGGCTTCTCGGCCGAGGAACAGCGCAATCTGTTCCACGACAATGCCGCGCGATACTATCGGTTCTAG
- a CDS encoding Chaperone of endosialidase produces MTDNSVAVNNGSAVVTGTTTSFSGAQGDLFLLNGLGVLIQSVDSSSQITLQQPWPGANMTGQTNFAVRNDGPHWQSSVALNTQIAALLQKVQGGLPLAVNSAGTLAGRALYDAQPMGWTFLQVDVVPFVLFAKLSDTAGNWSAGNPIAGQPAVSTTQAIAAAALAQAWATQTGSEVVTGQGYGAKYYANAAAASQTSAASSATNSANSATASAASATSALGSWNNLQNTYYGGLTADPTLNPTGGAVRNGDMYTNTTSNVLRIRIGGLWGNIAVTTGDVLYSAAQSLTGPQQLQARSNILAAASGANTDITSLTGLTTALSVTQGGTGAATAAGARTALGLGGAAVLNVGTTTATVVAGDDSRITGALQKSGGTMTGALAINPVANQPQYVGNGWGHAGGTLGGAGYVSSNLYNDGVSGLWKIGATHGSLGYGLIQINSAGAFVSFGTGAVTANSTVTPTAYKLWSAADFNYTPQAALGYTPLNRSGDTIGGAVLMNSSGRLWYYGDLGAANSQSVISSATLTGVNSVGIASWAGAVGGWSAFQARVDRGDDYFMSFLWGASAFVGSISTNGTSTLYNTTSDARRKDNIRPLANEVDVGAVVDAIQPRVFEWNDLPDRPTDVGFVAQELVAVTPKVVSRGDDAPNKRPGDEGFLQWGVDASKLVPYLVAELQSLRKRVAELEAKNG; encoded by the coding sequence ATGACCGATAATTCCGTCGCGGTAAACAACGGCAGCGCCGTCGTCACCGGCACCACCACGTCCTTCAGCGGCGCGCAGGGTGACCTGTTCCTGTTGAATGGGCTCGGCGTGCTCATCCAGTCGGTCGACTCGTCCTCGCAGATCACGCTGCAGCAACCGTGGCCCGGCGCCAACATGACGGGCCAGACGAATTTCGCCGTCCGCAACGATGGTCCTCATTGGCAATCGTCGGTCGCACTCAACACGCAGATCGCGGCGCTCCTCCAGAAGGTGCAGGGCGGCTTGCCGCTCGCCGTGAACTCTGCCGGAACGCTTGCCGGACGCGCGCTCTATGACGCGCAGCCCATGGGCTGGACCTTTCTGCAGGTCGACGTTGTGCCATTCGTCCTCTTCGCGAAGCTGTCCGACACAGCTGGGAATTGGTCGGCCGGCAATCCCATCGCGGGGCAGCCGGCAGTCTCTACGACGCAGGCGATCGCAGCGGCGGCTCTCGCCCAGGCGTGGGCGACGCAGACCGGCAGCGAGGTGGTCACCGGTCAAGGCTATGGCGCGAAATATTATGCCAACGCCGCAGCGGCCTCGCAGACGAGCGCCGCTTCGTCGGCGACCAACTCGGCCAACTCGGCTACCGCCTCTGCCGCGTCCGCCACCTCCGCCTTAGGGTCGTGGAATAACCTCCAAAACACCTATTATGGTGGCCTGACGGCCGATCCGACGCTCAACCCTACGGGCGGAGCCGTGCGGAACGGCGACATGTATACCAACACGACCAGCAACGTCTTGCGCATCCGCATCGGGGGGTTGTGGGGCAATATCGCGGTGACGACGGGTGACGTGCTCTACAGCGCCGCGCAATCGCTCACCGGGCCCCAGCAGCTCCAGGCCCGCAGCAACATCCTTGCGGCGGCGTCAGGCGCCAATACCGACATCACGTCCCTCACCGGGCTGACTACAGCCCTGAGCGTGACGCAGGGCGGCACCGGGGCTGCCACGGCCGCCGGCGCCAGGACGGCTCTTGGTTTGGGCGGTGCGGCGGTGTTGAATGTCGGCACAACCACCGCCACAGTCGTGGCCGGCGACGACAGCCGCATCACCGGTGCGCTCCAAAAATCCGGCGGCACGATGACCGGGGCACTGGCTATAAATCCGGTCGCTAACCAGCCGCAGTATGTTGGCAATGGGTGGGGTCACGCCGGCGGCACGCTTGGCGGTGCGGGCTATGTGTCGTCGAACCTCTACAACGACGGCGTGTCGGGTCTGTGGAAGATCGGGGCCACTCACGGCTCTCTCGGCTATGGCCTGATCCAGATTAACAGCGCAGGAGCGTTTGTCAGCTTCGGAACCGGAGCCGTCACCGCAAACTCGACAGTCACGCCGACCGCCTACAAACTGTGGAGCGCCGCCGACTTCAACTACACGCCCCAAGCCGCGCTTGGCTATACGCCACTCAACAGGTCCGGCGACACCATTGGTGGCGCCGTGCTCATGAATAGTTCCGGCAGGCTCTGGTACTACGGAGACTTGGGGGCGGCCAACAGTCAGTCGGTGATTTCTTCCGCGACTTTGACCGGCGTCAACTCGGTAGGTATCGCCTCGTGGGCCGGCGCGGTTGGCGGCTGGAGCGCCTTTCAAGCTCGGGTCGATAGAGGCGACGATTATTTCATGAGCTTTCTGTGGGGCGCCAGCGCGTTCGTCGGCTCGATCTCGACCAACGGCACCTCGACGCTCTACAACACCACGTCTGACGCGCGCCGCAAGGACAACATCCGACCTCTCGCCAACGAGGTCGATGTCGGCGCTGTGGTCGATGCGATTCAGCCTCGGGTGTTCGAGTGGAACGACCTTCCCGACAGGCCGACCGATGTCGGCTTTGTTGCGCAAGAACTGGTCGCCGTCACTCCAAAAGTAGTCTCGCGCGGTGACGATGCCCCCAACAAGCGGCCCGGCGACGAAGGCTTCCTGCAATGGGGCGTCGATGCGTCCAAGCTCGTTCCGTATCTCGTTGCAGAGCTCCAGTCGCTGAGGAAGCGGGTGGCTGAATTGGAGGCCAAGAATGGTTGA
- a CDS encoding N-6 DNA Methylase, translating into MSNDNIFQLAHTESLYNDLRRANTEQAKKERFLQYLTTSFAGDSGAQKLISAIALGAERIIANITRGERLAKGRADSHTETVIIEWEKDLTKTGEHAREQLEEYLEGSWRSGQEYRFTLLTTDGLRWRRYAPDWSEVDFGQLTFGRNFKLREIRRFDLTPDSFDEFPFFLDEVLFASQPRLATLENIQNDFGDTSSVFINSIASLQDCAPDVKKKSELQVAFEQWRRFLSIAYGRFDDSPTMFLVHTYLSVFAKFLAYSVITKKPISDDATITGILDGTVFESLNIERFVEDDFFHWVAGKTYFKKLRVMFRELNWQLTQYDFTEVREDILKGLYQELIDLDTRHALGEYYTPDWLCERVVSELTITARSSFLDPACGSGSFLRAAIARMRQEHPRLGAEKLAEQVVGIDIHPLSVLIAKTTVLLSLGSSVTSAKRPVTLHIYLANSLLVPRGTADLFESSFQIAVDNKRYVINLKGIAAGDDFDQLVTFCDDLVGRYPEPLERAHFIRLLRSRVSEGHSDDLPGQLFDIYKGMKVAHSQGRDSIWKFILQNSYKPVFLMNRFDFVVGNPPWLTYAAVSNGEYQALLKQLSDGYCVTPIARANMPHLEIAAIFLAHAVNYFLKASGQLAFVMPRSFLSADQHENTRQGLIEGIKLSQIWDLESVSPLFRVPSCVLFAVQTSEKQPLRAILPGGLPGLSFSGQLPRSQIHWDEAAARLTQQPRRWHYSRLQGGKGKARSALTAEAMEGSLGSNAYASRFTQGATIVPRNFFFIDIDQKVPDGEDLRDRVVALRSAAAAEREAKKPWKGQLIKGRSEGKLLFRTAISRNVIPFGLIDPPLVLLPVILDVDGNRRERFKVLSAEGLLEHGFRYGSAWFFDAEARWDASKTDKNREMKTSLASYLNWQNKLSEQSPKARYLVLYTSSATDASATVIDRRTFDHPFIVDHKTYWCECTSEAEAHYLAAYVNSGYANGMIKEFQSRGLFGPRDIHKLIVKLPFPKYEKGNTAHDELSALGKACTRLADNFVRSIAVQDLEARALGRARASLRDELDSELEKIDAIVETLSTGKAATAGTFKRKSRRAGGGMGRLFD; encoded by the coding sequence ATGAGCAATGATAACATATTCCAGCTTGCTCATACCGAGAGCCTCTACAACGATCTCCGACGAGCGAACACCGAGCAGGCGAAGAAAGAGCGCTTCCTGCAGTATCTGACCACGTCGTTTGCCGGCGACAGCGGCGCTCAGAAACTGATCTCCGCAATCGCACTCGGTGCCGAGCGGATCATCGCGAATATCACGCGCGGGGAACGCCTCGCAAAGGGCCGAGCGGACAGCCACACCGAGACCGTCATCATCGAATGGGAGAAGGACCTCACCAAGACGGGAGAACACGCGCGCGAGCAGCTGGAGGAATATCTCGAAGGCAGCTGGCGCTCCGGGCAGGAATACCGTTTCACACTCTTGACGACGGATGGCCTCCGATGGCGCCGCTACGCGCCTGATTGGTCCGAGGTTGATTTTGGACAGCTGACATTCGGCCGGAATTTCAAGCTGCGCGAAATTCGGCGCTTCGACCTGACGCCCGACTCCTTCGACGAATTTCCGTTCTTCTTGGACGAGGTCCTATTCGCGTCGCAGCCCCGGCTGGCGACGCTTGAGAACATTCAGAACGATTTTGGCGACACCTCCAGCGTCTTCATCAACTCGATCGCGAGTCTCCAGGACTGCGCGCCGGACGTCAAAAAGAAATCCGAATTGCAGGTCGCCTTCGAGCAGTGGCGGCGTTTCCTGTCGATCGCTTATGGCCGGTTTGACGATTCACCGACGATGTTCCTGGTCCACACCTATCTGTCGGTCTTCGCGAAATTCCTCGCCTACTCGGTCATCACCAAAAAGCCGATCAGCGACGATGCGACGATTACGGGCATTCTCGACGGAACCGTGTTCGAAAGCCTCAATATCGAGCGGTTCGTTGAAGACGACTTCTTCCATTGGGTAGCGGGGAAGACGTATTTCAAGAAGCTGCGCGTCATGTTCCGCGAGCTTAACTGGCAGCTGACGCAGTACGATTTCACCGAAGTTCGGGAAGACATCCTGAAGGGCCTCTATCAGGAGCTGATCGATCTCGATACACGCCATGCGCTCGGCGAATATTATACGCCGGACTGGCTTTGCGAACGTGTGGTCAGCGAGCTGACCATAACCGCGCGTTCGTCTTTCTTGGACCCCGCGTGCGGCAGCGGATCGTTTTTGCGCGCCGCGATCGCGCGCATGCGGCAGGAGCATCCACGCCTGGGCGCCGAGAAGCTGGCGGAGCAGGTTGTCGGCATCGACATTCATCCCCTTTCGGTGCTGATCGCCAAGACGACCGTGCTGCTGAGCCTTGGCTCAAGCGTTACCAGCGCCAAACGGCCCGTGACGCTCCACATTTATCTCGCGAACTCGCTCCTCGTCCCGCGCGGAACTGCGGACCTGTTCGAATCCAGCTTTCAGATTGCCGTCGACAACAAACGCTACGTGATCAACCTCAAGGGCATTGCCGCCGGGGACGATTTCGACCAGCTGGTCACCTTCTGCGATGACCTGGTCGGCCGTTATCCGGAACCTCTTGAGCGCGCGCACTTCATTCGGTTGCTCCGGTCCCGCGTTAGCGAAGGTCACTCCGACGACCTGCCCGGACAGCTGTTCGATATCTACAAAGGAATGAAGGTTGCTCACAGCCAGGGGCGCGACAGCATCTGGAAATTCATTTTGCAGAACTCTTACAAGCCGGTTTTTCTTATGAACCGGTTCGACTTTGTGGTCGGCAATCCGCCCTGGCTGACCTACGCCGCCGTATCAAACGGGGAGTATCAGGCACTTTTGAAGCAACTGTCCGACGGCTATTGTGTGACGCCGATAGCCAGGGCAAACATGCCGCATCTGGAAATCGCGGCGATCTTCCTCGCGCATGCCGTCAACTACTTCCTCAAGGCGAGCGGTCAGCTCGCCTTTGTCATGCCGCGAAGCTTCCTCTCCGCGGACCAGCATGAAAACACGCGCCAGGGCCTGATCGAGGGCATCAAGTTGTCGCAGATCTGGGACCTTGAGAGTGTGTCGCCGCTATTCCGCGTGCCGAGCTGCGTTCTGTTCGCCGTGCAAACATCGGAGAAGCAGCCTCTGCGCGCCATCCTTCCGGGTGGTCTTCCTGGCCTGTCCTTCTCGGGCCAGCTCCCGCGGTCACAAATCCATTGGGACGAGGCAGCGGCCAGGCTCACCCAGCAACCCCGCCGTTGGCATTATTCGCGGTTGCAAGGCGGCAAGGGCAAGGCGCGCTCGGCGCTCACTGCGGAGGCTATGGAGGGATCGCTCGGATCGAACGCCTACGCCTCGCGGTTCACCCAGGGGGCAACGATCGTGCCCCGCAACTTCTTTTTCATCGACATCGATCAAAAGGTGCCGGACGGAGAGGATCTCCGGGACCGCGTCGTCGCGCTGCGCTCCGCCGCCGCCGCCGAGCGCGAGGCAAAGAAGCCATGGAAAGGGCAACTGATCAAAGGCCGCTCCGAGGGTAAGCTGCTCTTTCGGACGGCGATTTCCAGAAACGTGATTCCGTTTGGGTTGATCGACCCGCCCTTGGTCCTGCTGCCAGTCATTCTCGATGTCGACGGCAACAGGCGCGAACGGTTCAAGGTGCTCAGCGCCGAAGGGCTGCTGGAACATGGATTCCGCTATGGGAGCGCCTGGTTTTTTGACGCCGAAGCCCGCTGGGACGCGAGCAAGACCGACAAGAACCGCGAGATGAAAACGAGCCTTGCAAGCTACCTGAATTGGCAAAATAAGCTGAGCGAGCAGAGTCCGAAGGCGCGCTACCTGGTGCTGTACACTTCGTCAGCTACGGACGCGTCGGCGACGGTGATTGACCGGCGGACATTCGATCACCCGTTCATCGTTGATCACAAGACATATTGGTGCGAGTGCACGTCGGAAGCGGAAGCGCATTATCTCGCGGCCTATGTGAACTCAGGCTACGCCAACGGAATGATCAAGGAATTTCAATCGCGAGGCCTCTTCGGGCCGCGCGACATTCACAAGCTGATCGTAAAGCTCCCTTTCCCCAAATATGAAAAAGGGAACACGGCGCATGACGAGCTGTCGGCGCTTGGGAAAGCGTGCACCAGGCTCGCCGACAACTTCGTGCGCTCGATCGCCGTCCAGGACCTCGAGGCCCGAGCGCTCGGAAGGGCTCGCGCGTCCTTGCGGGATGAGCTCGACTCCGAGCTGGAGAAGATCGATGCGATCGTGGAGACGCTTTCAACTGGAAAGGCGGCAACGGCCGGCACCTTTAAAAGGAAGTCGCGCCGGGCCGGCGGCGGCATGGGAAGGCTGTTCGACTGA